A genome region from Polyodon spathula isolate WHYD16114869_AA chromosome 19, ASM1765450v1, whole genome shotgun sequence includes the following:
- the LOC121294363 gene encoding neuronal acetylcholine receptor subunit beta-4-like codes for MDCMAATMKLVLTFCVLLVTLIKRSSSADAEERLMNNLLSQERYNKLIRPAVNSTQRVSIQLQVSLAQLISVNEREQIMTTNVWLNQEWDDYRLSWDPSEYDGIDKIRIPSRHIWLPDIMLYNNADGTYEVSLFTNTVVQFNGSIFWLPPAIYKSACKIEVKHFPFDQQNCTLKFRSWTYDHTEIDLVLKNEVARMDDFTPSGEWDIVALPGRRIVNPLDPTYVDVTYDFIIKRKPLFYTINLIIPCVLITSLAILVFYLPSDCGEKMTLCISVLLALTVFLLLISKIVPPTSLDVPLIGKYLMFAMVLVTFSIITSVCVLNVHHRSPSTHTMPSWVKVVFMVKLPALLFMKRPENSSARQRLCQQQMRLRKAALAASPHIAFTSICSSSPGHFYKNATYFVNPARKADIPDSFSGQQDLRQRGSARYGPEVLEAVEGVRFVADHMRGDDDDKSVIEDWKYVAMVVDRMFMWIFVFVCVVGTLGLFLQPLF; via the exons ATGGACTGTATGGCAGCCACCATGAAACTCGTTCTGACATTCTGCGTTCTCCTCGTAACTTTAATAAAAA GAAGCAGCTCAGCAGATGCAGAGGAGAGGCTGATGAACAACCTGCTCTCCCAGGAACGATACAACAAACTGATCCGGCCAGCTGTTAACAGCACACAGCGGGTCTCCATTCAGCTCCAGGTCTCGCTCGCACAGCTCATCAGTGTG AATGAAAGAGAGCAGATCATGACCACAAATGTCTGGCTTAATCAG GAGTGGGATGATTATCGTCTGAGTTGGGACCCTTCGGAGTATGATGGAATTGACAAAATAAGGATACCTTCTCGACACATATGGCTTCCTGATATAATGCTGTACAACAA TGCGGATGGCACATATGAGGTGTCTCTCTTCACGAATACAGTGGTGCAGTTCAATGGAAGTATTTTCTGGCTCCCTCCTGCGATTTACAAAAGCGCCTGCAAGATTGAGGTCAAACACTTCCCGTTTGACCAGCAAAACTGCACCCTCAAGTTCCGCTCTTGGACTTACGACCATACAGAGATTGACCTAGTGCTGAAGAATGAGGTGGCCAGAATGGATGACTTTACCCCAAGTGGGGAGTGGGACATCGTAGCGCTTCCTGGACGGAGGATCGTCAATCCTCTGGATCCTACCTATGTAGATGTCACCTATGACTTCATTATTAAGAGGAAGCCCTTGTTTTACACCATCAACCTTATCATCCCTTGTGTGCTCATCACCTCTTTGGCCATCCTGGTCTTCTACCTCCCCTCAGACTGTGGCGAGAAGATGACCCTGTGCATCTCAGTCCTTCTGGCCCTCACTGTCTTCCTGCTTCTGATCTCTAAGATTGTACCGCCCACTTCCTTGGATGTCCCCTTGATCGGGAAATACTTGATGTTCGCAATGGTCTTGGTGACCTTCTCCATCATCACCAGTGTTTGTGTCCTCAACGTCCATCACCGCTCCCCCAGCACTCACACCATGCCATCCTGGGTCAAAGTAGTCTTCATGGTGAAGCTGCCTGCCTTACTATTCATGAAGCGCCCCGAGAACAGCTCAGCCAGACAGAGGCTTTGTCAGCAACAGATGAGGCTTCGCAAGGCTGCACTGGCCGCCTCCCCTCATATTGCCTTCACTTCCATCTGTTCCTCCTCTCCTGGACACTTCTACAAAAATGCCACTTACTTTGTCAACCCTGCCAGGAAAGCAGATATACCGGATAGCTTTTCAGGCCAGCAGGACCTCCGTCAACGTGGTTCAGCACGCTATGGTCCTGAAGTCCTGGAGGCTGTCGAAGGGGTCCGGTTTGTTGCTGATCATATGAGGGGAGACGATGATGATAAAAGT GTGATTGAAGACTGGAAATATGTGGCAATGGTGGTGGATCGGATGTTTATGTGGATTTTTGTCTTTGTCTGTGTGGTGGGAACTCTTGGACTTTTCCTCCAACCTCTCTTTTAG